A genomic stretch from Desulfohalobium retbaense DSM 5692 includes:
- a CDS encoding universal stress protein, producing the protein MPHTILWPTELSASSLKAIPHINSLAEKYESQVLALYVAPDLCSLFPAYGNYPSPELIEKFQGWELERAKKDLRQICADKLGSCPNVSVRILRGDPVQQILKAAENEDVDMIVMTSRGHSFDQVGRPGSEFGKVAREVAKRSPVPVTLVNPEAEAD; encoded by the coding sequence ATGCCACACACTATTCTCTGGCCCACGGAACTGTCCGCCAGTTCCCTCAAAGCGATCCCGCACATCAATTCCCTGGCGGAGAAATACGAATCCCAGGTCCTGGCGCTGTATGTCGCCCCGGACCTGTGTTCTCTGTTTCCGGCGTACGGCAACTATCCCAGTCCGGAACTGATCGAAAAATTTCAAGGCTGGGAACTGGAACGGGCCAAGAAGGACTTGCGCCAGATCTGCGCCGACAAACTCGGCAGTTGCCCGAACGTCTCGGTGCGCATTCTGCGCGGGGATCCGGTGCAACAGATCTTGAAGGCCGCGGAGAACGAGGATGTGGATATGATTGTTATGACCAGCCGCGGGCACAGTTTCGATCAAGTCGGCCGTCCCGGGAGCGAATTTGGCAAAGTGGCTCGTGAGGTCGCCAAACGCTCTCCGGTTCCGGTCACCCTGGTCAACCCTGAGGCCGAGGCCGACTAA
- the arfB gene encoding alternative ribosome rescue aminoacyl-tRNA hydrolase ArfB: MLAITRRLHIPLSEIELNAVRSQGPGGQNVNTVATAVQLRFDIPSSSLPEAVKARLLSRKDKRVNKEGVLILKAQTARSQEANRRQALDRLQQIVAEAATPPKTRRPTTPKRSARERRLQQKKHRRRIKSLRGRVDRSNDSE; this comes from the coding sequence ATGCTTGCCATTACCCGTCGACTCCATATTCCCCTCTCGGAAATCGAACTGAACGCCGTGCGCTCCCAGGGCCCGGGCGGACAGAACGTGAATACCGTAGCCACAGCGGTCCAACTCCGTTTCGATATCCCGTCCTCCTCACTGCCGGAAGCGGTCAAAGCGCGCTTGCTCAGCCGCAAGGACAAGCGCGTGAACAAAGAAGGCGTCCTGATCTTGAAGGCCCAGACCGCTCGCAGTCAGGAGGCGAACCGCCGGCAAGCCCTGGACCGGTTGCAGCAGATTGTGGCTGAGGCCGCCACCCCGCCCAAAACCCGCCGTCCGACTACGCCAAAACGGTCGGCACGAGAACGGCGCCTGCAACAGAAAAAGCACCGCCGCCGGATCAAATCCCTGCGCGGACGGGTCGACCGCAGCAACGATTCTGAGTAA
- a CDS encoding CDP-alcohol phosphatidyltransferase family protein, which produces MLTSKKLWAAGTHLYTMSGVLFSLWATIALIEKDIGAFLLALFLAVVVDATDGTMARRLGIKEIYPNFDGAKLDDLIDYLTFVFLPCMGLIQFGILEPGWNWVAAVPMLASLYGFCQDNAKTEESFVGFPSYWNLVFLYLYVLEFPNTMAIGVLLFFSLLIFVPLHYIYPTKTRFMKRTTTLLSIGYGLLVAYVCLFPNTPSADTAAGMSLVFPAYYMSLSIIHHFRVTRGEREGA; this is translated from the coding sequence ATGTTGACCAGTAAAAAATTGTGGGCTGCGGGCACGCATCTGTACACCATGAGCGGGGTTCTGTTTTCCCTCTGGGCCACGATTGCCCTGATCGAAAAGGACATCGGTGCCTTTCTCCTGGCCCTGTTTCTGGCTGTAGTGGTCGATGCCACGGACGGCACAATGGCCCGCCGCCTGGGGATCAAAGAGATTTATCCCAATTTCGATGGGGCGAAACTCGACGATCTCATTGATTACCTGACCTTTGTCTTTTTGCCATGTATGGGGCTCATCCAATTCGGGATCCTTGAACCGGGCTGGAACTGGGTCGCGGCCGTGCCCATGCTGGCCAGCCTCTACGGGTTTTGCCAGGATAACGCCAAGACCGAGGAATCTTTCGTCGGCTTCCCCTCGTATTGGAATCTTGTCTTTCTGTATCTGTATGTCCTTGAATTCCCGAACACAATGGCCATCGGAGTGCTGTTGTTCTTCTCATTGCTTATTTTCGTTCCCCTGCACTACATTTATCCGACCAAAACCCGGTTCATGAAGCGGACCACGACGCTGCTTTCTATCGGGTACGGCCTCCTGGTGGCCTATGTCTGTCTTTTCCCCAACACGCCCTCGGCTGACACCGCTGCCGGAATGTCGCTGGTCTTTCCGGCCTATTATATGAGTCTTTCTATTATCCACCATTTTCGCGTGACCAGGGGGGAGCGTGAAGGGGCGTAG
- a CDS encoding metallophosphoesterase family protein, whose product MTFRFLHAADLHLDSPLRGLETYPDAPVEQIRNATRRALDNLVTLAQEQEVAFVLLAGDIFDQSWRDFHTALFFAQCMGRLREAGIPVYGVSGNHDAANPIGKTLRPPDNVHFFSATKPGSVTLEHCNTVIHGQSYSSRETSEDLAAEYPPAVAGALNIGLLHTSLTGRPGHEPYAPTHPDILGNKGYDYWALGHVHEREVVTRDPWIVFPGTIQGRHIRETGPKGCSLVEVEDGRIRDVVHQDIDVLRWFRGNVECGPCTCDDDVRHAVRAELQAARDAGEGRPVAVRLECTGATQMHAQLHDRQRHFQEEWRTLAAEMGDLWIEQIRLHTRPPEDQSQEVDPESPLGELMQCIAAQELPESCTNELEDLMKQLPKEITEGEEGFNLKDPQQWQRMQDDVRELLLGRLLRQGGPQ is encoded by the coding sequence ATGACCTTTCGTTTTCTCCACGCCGCCGACCTCCATCTCGATAGCCCGCTGCGGGGCCTGGAAACCTATCCCGACGCCCCGGTGGAGCAGATTCGTAACGCCACCCGCCGGGCCCTGGACAATCTGGTCACCCTGGCCCAGGAGCAGGAGGTCGCCTTTGTCCTTTTGGCCGGGGATATCTTCGACCAGTCCTGGCGCGACTTCCACACCGCCCTGTTTTTCGCCCAGTGCATGGGCCGGCTTCGTGAGGCCGGGATCCCGGTCTATGGGGTCAGCGGCAACCACGACGCGGCCAACCCCATCGGCAAGACCTTGCGCCCGCCGGACAATGTCCACTTTTTTTCCGCCACCAAACCAGGGTCGGTGACCCTGGAGCACTGCAACACAGTCATCCACGGCCAGAGCTATTCCAGCCGCGAGACCAGCGAGGACTTGGCCGCCGAGTATCCGCCGGCCGTCGCCGGGGCCTTGAATATCGGCCTGCTGCACACCAGTTTGACCGGACGTCCCGGTCACGAACCCTACGCCCCGACCCATCCGGATATCCTGGGCAACAAGGGCTACGACTACTGGGCCCTGGGCCATGTCCACGAACGAGAGGTTGTCACCCGTGATCCCTGGATCGTCTTTCCCGGCACCATCCAGGGCCGGCACATCCGGGAAACTGGTCCCAAAGGGTGCAGTCTGGTCGAGGTCGAGGACGGTCGCATCAGGGATGTCGTGCATCAGGACATTGATGTCCTGCGCTGGTTTCGCGGTAACGTCGAGTGTGGTCCTTGTACCTGCGATGACGATGTCCGCCACGCAGTCCGCGCAGAACTGCAGGCCGCCCGGGACGCCGGTGAGGGCCGCCCGGTCGCGGTCCGCCTGGAATGCACCGGCGCGACCCAAATGCACGCCCAGCTCCACGACAGGCAACGCCATTTCCAGGAGGAATGGCGGACACTGGCCGCTGAAATGGGCGATCTGTGGATCGAACAGATTCGGCTGCACACCCGTCCACCAGAAGATCAATCCCAGGAGGTGGATCCGGAATCACCGCTGGGGGAATTGATGCAGTGTATTGCAGCCCAGGAATTGCCGGAAAGTTGCACCAATGAGTTGGAAGATTTGATGAAACAACTGCCCAAGGAGATCACCGAGGGCGAGGAGGGTTTCAATCTCAAGGATCCACAGCAGTGGCAGCGGATGCAGGACGACGTCCGTGAACTCCTGCTTGGGCGTTTGCTGCGCCAGGGAGGTCCGCAATGA
- a CDS encoding ATP-binding protein, with protein sequence MRIARFTLDAFGPFTDTSLVFDPQPLHLIYGPNEAGKSSTLRALTAWLYGFPERTTDNFLHANPRLCVSGTLENGRGDTLTFSRRKKRKGSVLDAGGNAVDPQVVAAWLQGLDQETFQALFGLDHPGLVQGGTTILQEQGSTGTTLFAAGSGIASLRHVQKGLQEEYEAVFKPSGSKPDLNAALHRYSELKKESNQLGLASTAWKHKERALREAQKGLDALKAERAVQQTERRRLERIQQAMAPLARLRKAEAGLSELGPVPDLPDDFPKRRQESQDQLREAQQSLDNAQKRLANDQHKLDGISLNNELLDQAATIADLHQRLGAYRKGQADLRSLEDDELEHRAAARDVLRGQRPDLDPADSDTVQQLLQHRPRVQALSERKPLVDKELSDSRTLWESKQEELAQVRDASKTLPHVQDTTLLHQAAVHAGRLGDIDTEIATKRSGCDRLHQECATMFAQLGKWHGTPEEALRLTLPQEEKVQLLKQEWEDTERRSTELETQRQELSETFADLDEQLQAQKEAGAVPSEEDLDARRRERDAAWSLLRRQWVDGEDVSNAVTEIVSGGNLIQHFERTLHEADSLADRLRRESERVHTHARLVAQYDRARQHWAALQEAQERLEAAWQDLQQRWRTTWDGTGIEPDDPRPMLSWLHRFQKGVDQARRLYEDRFALQELEGKREAARVNLVRELQALEEAVPHGEELTPVRERADAVLKAREELARKQQQLQDEQVRLERETATAQHRLTAAEEARSAWQASWGQAMQELGLPEDATPETVHNFFSDLETYLSRANAADGLRKRIEGIRRDSQELERDVASLVERTAPDLAAIPVDQAVERLNGQLQRERDLATTVAHYQERIASTQEEIESARIARDAASRELAALCELAGCTEAEELPGIEKRWQEHRTLEQNKGAALDELGEIAAATDVEELIAEVAAEDPDELPARIQSCDEELDRLDGEIEHQSAQAGELRREFREMDGRDEAARKAEEAQATLATIRRLAERYAQLRLASTVLDEAIERYRAENQDPVLTLASGYFQEVTLGSFDGLRTDLDDKGNQVIVGLRGEERVPVAGMSSGTRDQLYLALRLASLEHRLHSSEPMPFIVDDILVNFDEQRTRAALQALARLGAKNQVLVFSHHDQVATAVRELGLGAVYELQASA encoded by the coding sequence ATGAGGATCGCCCGTTTCACGCTCGACGCCTTTGGTCCGTTTACCGACACCAGTCTGGTTTTCGACCCCCAGCCCCTGCACCTGATCTACGGTCCGAACGAGGCGGGCAAGAGCAGCACCCTGCGCGCCCTGACCGCTTGGCTCTACGGCTTTCCCGAACGGACCACCGACAATTTTCTGCACGCCAATCCCCGGCTGTGTGTTTCCGGCACCCTGGAGAACGGGCGTGGCGACACATTGACCTTTTCCCGGCGTAAAAAACGCAAAGGCAGTGTCCTCGACGCCGGGGGCAATGCCGTTGATCCTCAGGTGGTAGCGGCCTGGTTACAGGGCTTGGACCAGGAGACCTTCCAGGCCCTGTTCGGTTTGGATCATCCCGGCCTGGTCCAGGGAGGGACCACGATTTTGCAGGAGCAGGGCAGTACGGGCACGACCCTGTTCGCCGCCGGCAGTGGGATCGCTTCCCTGCGCCATGTCCAGAAAGGGTTGCAGGAGGAATACGAGGCCGTGTTCAAACCCAGTGGGAGCAAGCCGGACCTCAATGCCGCCCTGCACCGCTATAGTGAGTTGAAAAAAGAATCCAACCAGCTTGGCCTGGCCAGCACGGCCTGGAAACACAAGGAACGCGCTTTGCGCGAGGCGCAAAAAGGTCTCGATGCGCTCAAGGCAGAGCGCGCCGTTCAGCAGACCGAACGCCGCCGTCTGGAACGGATCCAGCAGGCGATGGCCCCTTTGGCCCGCCTGCGCAAAGCAGAAGCCGGGCTGAGCGAACTCGGTCCGGTCCCCGATTTGCCCGACGATTTCCCCAAACGGCGACAAGAGAGCCAGGACCAGTTGCGGGAGGCCCAGCAGTCCCTGGACAATGCCCAAAAACGGCTGGCCAATGATCAGCACAAACTCGACGGTATCTCCCTGAATAACGAGCTTTTGGATCAGGCCGCGACCATCGCTGATCTGCACCAGCGTCTCGGCGCCTACCGCAAAGGCCAGGCCGACTTGCGCTCCCTGGAGGACGATGAACTCGAACACCGCGCCGCGGCCCGGGATGTATTGCGGGGGCAGCGCCCGGATCTCGACCCAGCTGACAGTGATACGGTGCAGCAGCTCTTGCAGCACCGGCCACGCGTTCAGGCTCTGAGCGAGCGCAAGCCTCTGGTGGACAAGGAACTCTCCGACAGCCGCACTCTCTGGGAGAGCAAACAGGAGGAACTGGCCCAGGTCCGGGACGCTTCGAAAACTTTGCCCCATGTTCAAGATACCACGCTGCTGCACCAGGCTGCGGTCCATGCCGGACGCCTCGGCGATATCGATACCGAGATCGCGACAAAGCGCAGCGGGTGCGATCGCCTCCACCAGGAATGCGCCACGATGTTCGCTCAACTTGGCAAGTGGCATGGCACGCCTGAAGAGGCTCTGAGGCTGACGTTGCCGCAGGAGGAGAAGGTCCAACTCCTGAAACAGGAATGGGAGGACACCGAACGGCGCTCCACAGAGCTAGAGACGCAGCGTCAAGAACTCTCAGAGACCTTTGCCGATCTGGATGAACAACTGCAGGCCCAGAAGGAGGCCGGGGCAGTGCCATCGGAAGAAGATCTGGATGCCAGGCGGCGGGAGCGGGATGCGGCCTGGTCTTTGTTGCGCCGGCAGTGGGTGGACGGCGAAGACGTCTCCAATGCGGTTACCGAGATCGTCTCCGGGGGCAACCTGATCCAGCATTTTGAGCGTACACTCCACGAGGCGGACTCACTTGCCGACCGTTTGCGGCGTGAAAGCGAACGGGTCCATACCCATGCCCGGCTCGTAGCCCAGTACGACAGGGCCCGACAGCATTGGGCGGCATTACAGGAGGCGCAAGAGCGACTGGAGGCTGCTTGGCAGGATCTGCAGCAGCGGTGGCGCACCACCTGGGACGGTACCGGCATTGAGCCAGACGACCCCCGCCCCATGCTCAGCTGGCTGCACCGTTTTCAAAAAGGCGTCGACCAGGCCCGTCGCCTTTACGAGGACCGCTTTGCGCTCCAGGAACTCGAAGGCAAGCGAGAGGCGGCGCGAGTGAACCTGGTTCGCGAGCTCCAGGCTCTGGAGGAAGCGGTGCCGCACGGGGAGGAGCTCACGCCGGTGCGCGAGCGGGCCGACGCCGTTCTCAAGGCGCGGGAGGAGTTGGCCCGCAAGCAGCAGCAGCTCCAGGATGAACAGGTCCGGCTGGAACGGGAGACGGCCACAGCCCAGCATCGGTTGACCGCAGCCGAGGAAGCCAGGAGTGCCTGGCAGGCGAGTTGGGGGCAGGCCATGCAGGAACTTGGGCTCCCCGAGGATGCGACGCCGGAGACAGTCCACAATTTCTTTAGCGATCTCGAGACCTATCTCAGTCGGGCGAATGCGGCCGACGGGCTGCGCAAGCGCATCGAGGGTATCCGGCGCGACAGCCAGGAATTGGAGCGGGATGTGGCCAGTCTCGTGGAGCGCACTGCACCGGATCTTGCTGCTATCCCAGTGGATCAAGCGGTGGAGCGGTTAAACGGTCAACTGCAGCGCGAACGCGACCTGGCTACAACTGTGGCCCATTACCAGGAACGGATCGCCTCTACCCAGGAAGAAATCGAATCGGCCCGGATCGCGCGCGACGCGGCCAGCCGGGAATTGGCCGCGCTTTGCGAACTGGCTGGCTGCACCGAGGCCGAAGAACTGCCCGGAATCGAAAAACGGTGGCAAGAACACCGGACCCTGGAGCAGAACAAGGGAGCGGCCCTGGACGAACTTGGCGAGATTGCCGCTGCAACGGATGTGGAGGAGCTGATCGCTGAGGTTGCGGCTGAAGACCCGGACGAGTTGCCGGCCCGGATCCAATCCTGCGATGAGGAATTGGACCGTTTGGACGGGGAAATTGAGCACCAGAGCGCCCAGGCCGGCGAATTGCGTCGCGAATTCCGGGAAATGGACGGCCGGGATGAAGCGGCGCGGAAGGCCGAAGAAGCCCAGGCGACTCTGGCCACGATCCGTCGTCTGGCCGAGCGCTATGCCCAACTCCGTTTGGCGTCCACGGTCCTGGACGAGGCCATCGAGCGCTACCGCGCTGAAAACCAGGATCCTGTCCTGACCTTGGCCAGCGGGTATTTCCAGGAGGTAACCCTCGGCTCCTTCGATGGTCTGCGCACCGATCTCGACGACAAGGGCAACCAGGTCATTGTCGGTCTGCGCGGCGAAGAGCGCGTCCCGGTCGCGGGCATGAGTTCCGGAACCCGCGACCAGCTGTATCTCGCCCTGCGTCTGGCGTCCTTGGAGCACCGGCTGCACAGCAGCGAGCCCATGCCGTTTATCGTCGACGACATTCTTGTCAATTTCGACGAGCAGCGCACCCGGGCCGCGTTGCAGGCCTTGGCCCGCCTGGGGGCAAAGAACCAGGTCCTGGTGTTTTCCCACCACGACCAGGTCGCTACCGCAGTCCGCGAACTCGGCCTGGGCGCGGTGTATGAATTGCAGGCTTCAGCCTGA